The following proteins are co-located in the Rattus norvegicus strain BN/NHsdMcwi chromosome X, GRCr8, whole genome shotgun sequence genome:
- the Btbd35f9 gene encoding BTB domain containing 35, family member 9 — translation MGLLNSRVLRSGDSSLVEPQPEATAGPSGQSGSRKRKLSNSVNLGPSPDIHGPQNQRINLNQVLNYIYRKRVKISSNYAYENLFLNGNDSDIKICALGRTWCLHKVFLCHSGYFANILKDIWKESRNGVIRLLIRNEDIDTRSLHFVFGSLYTDENLSLTPLEVPRVLAAACLLRVDRVIRQCEKIMKTTINRNTACSYYLAAETYRLKAVKTECFQWLLYNLMVHPSVALYKAVDLKLMYLLTSSSHLLVMQKEIDVYITLKTWMFLYLNPCWNGTMKELLDHTNNWLYTYMGYVDNISFLESEEGLIFQPVFKKLRFQHIICDLASTSVLERDRLIPAEWLSPIYKQHWLTYLQAQEQKAIGPQTINEEELEQNTMRCGKMIPTDGKYIWKWLACKLSFPLCVIFTSHYIIFKQCFQQCDGSACLNHVRNFVFKITLVCFDSNEKVTFSKTTGYKTLTFENNEEQIVMKLDAEALTFPLYIFANFLFLKLENAENM, via the coding sequence ATGGGGCTTTTAAACAGCAGGGTCTTGAGGAGCGGGGATTCCAGTCTGGTAGAGCCACAGCCAGAAGCCACAGCTGGACCCAGTGGCCAGTCTGGCAGTCGCAAGCGAAAACTGAGCAATTCGGTCAATTTGGGACCGAGCCCGGACATCCATGGACCTCAAAACCAGAGAATTAATCTAAATCAAGTTCTCAACTACATCTACAGGAAAAGGGTTAAGATCTCATCTAATTATGcttatgaaaatttatttttgaacGGGAATGACAGCGACATTAAAATCTGTGCCCTGGGAAGAACATGGTGTTTACACAAAGTATTTTTATGTCACTCGGGCTACTTTGCTAACATCCTCAAAGATATTTGGAAAGAATCACGCAATGGTGTTATTCGGCTGCTAATTAGGAACGAGGATATTGATACCAGATCTCTGCACTTTGTGTTTGGTTCTTTGTACACCGATGAGAACTTGTCACTAACACCTCTGGAAGTTCCTCGAGTTTTGGCAGCAGCGTGCCTGCTTCGGGTGGATCGAGTAATTCGGCAGTGTGAGAAGATCATGAAAACGACCATCAATAGGAACACCGCATGCTCCTACTATCTAGCAGCAGAAACCTATAGGTTAAAAGCCGTAAAGACAGAATGTTTCCAGTGGCTTCTTTATAACTTGATGGTACATCCAAGTGTGGCCCTCTACAAGGCAGTGGATTTGAAGTTGATGTATCTCCTTACATCTTCCTCTCACTTACTAGTGATGCAAAAGGAGATCGATGTATACATCACACTGAAAACATGGATGTTCCTTTATCTCAATCCATGCTGGAATGGAACCATGAAAGAGCTTTTAGATCATACTAACAACTGGCTTTACACCTACATGGGATACGTTGATAACATCAGTTTtcttgaaagtgaagaaggacTAATATTTCAAccagtgtttaaaaaattgagGTTTCAGCACATCATCTGTGACTTGGCCTCCACAAGTGTTCTTGAGCGTGATCGTCTAATACCTGCAGAATGGCTGTCGCCTATTTACAAACAACACTGGCTGacttatctgcaagcacaagaACAAAAGGCAATTGGACCACAAACGATCAATGAAGAAGaacttgaacagaacaccatgaGATGTGGTAAAATGATCCCTACAGACGGTAAATACATTTGGAAGTGGTTAGCTTGCAAACTTAGCTTTCCTTTATGCGTCATCTTTACGAGCCACTATATAATTTTCAAGCAATGTTTTCAGCAATGTGATGGGTCTGCCTGCCTAAACCATGTACGAAATTTCGTATTCAAAATAACTTTGGTGTGTTTTGATTCCAATGAGAAAGTAACTTTCAGTAAAACCACAGGTTATAAAACCCTTACCTTTGAAAATAATGAGGAGCAAATTGTAATGAAACTGGATGCAGAAGCTCTAACCTTTCCTTTGTATATATTCGCCAATTTCCTGTTCTTAAAACTAGAAAATGCAGAAAACATGTAA